A single genomic interval of Prochlorococcus marinus XMU1406 harbors:
- a CDS encoding tRNA (5-methylaminomethyl-2-thiouridine)(34)-methyltransferase MnmD produces the protein MSELIEVLTKDGSYSLKSVFFQENFHSLLGALEETKLKFTATSNLQRFKGKSLNVLDICFGLGYNSASLLDELIKQKSYLNLYALEIDKKPLEYSLRNESFLKLWAPKVKKIFESLYRKDYFEDQFFKCNVLWGDAREKINIIPSSTKFDLIYLDGFSPQKCPQLWTIEFLSKVTENLNSQGYLITYSSSAAVRKTLRNLGLEIFTIKPSFKNRTFWSQGTVAISKFDKNKLKPNFNFEKLSLMEEEHLLTKASIPYRDQNLNSSKDDIIKRRLDEQLFSNLLSTNKWREKWGMTKLSFKS, from the coding sequence TTGTCTGAATTAATAGAAGTTTTAACTAAAGATGGTAGTTACTCTTTAAAAAGTGTGTTTTTTCAAGAGAACTTCCATAGTTTATTGGGCGCATTGGAGGAAACAAAGTTAAAGTTTACAGCTACTTCTAATTTGCAAAGATTTAAGGGTAAATCTCTTAATGTTTTGGATATATGTTTTGGTTTAGGATACAATTCCGCTTCTTTATTAGATGAATTAATTAAACAAAAATCTTATTTGAATTTGTATGCGTTGGAGATTGATAAAAAGCCTCTTGAATATTCGCTTAGAAATGAATCTTTCCTTAAATTATGGGCTCCAAAAGTCAAAAAAATATTTGAATCACTGTATCGAAAAGATTACTTTGAGGATCAATTTTTTAAATGCAATGTTTTGTGGGGTGATGCTAGAGAAAAAATCAACATAATTCCTTCCTCTACTAAATTCGATTTGATTTATTTAGATGGTTTTTCTCCTCAAAAATGCCCACAATTATGGACAATTGAATTTTTATCTAAAGTCACAGAAAATCTTAATTCTCAGGGTTATTTAATAACTTATTCTTCTTCAGCGGCAGTAAGAAAAACTTTAAGAAATCTTGGATTAGAAATTTTTACTATTAAGCCAAGTTTTAAAAACAGAACTTTTTGGAGTCAGGGAACTGTCGCAATATCAAAATTTGATAAGAATAAATTGAAACCTAATTTTAATTTTGAAAAGTTATCTTTAATGGAAGAGGAACATCTCTTAACTAAAGCTAGTATTCCATATAGAGATCAAAATTTGAACTCAAGTAAAGACGATATAATCAAGAGAAGATTAGATGAGCAATTATTCTCAAATCTATTATCTACAAATAAATGGAGAGAGAAGTGGGGAATGACGAAGTTATCCTTTAAGAGTTAG
- the aroA gene encoding 3-phosphoshikimate 1-carboxyvinyltransferase: MKMNNIRTIKGGVNLKGKVKVPGDKSISHRALIIGSIAKGETTIEGFLHSEDPLSTADCLRKLGVKIPEIKKNEPFTISGLGLDGFKEPKEILNCGNSGTTMRLLMGLLAGQEGKNFILTGDISLNERPMGRVGKPLSLMGGKIFGREKGNKAPISIDGNKLKGCVIGTPVASAQVKSAILLAGLKASGTTSVIEPASSRDHTERMLKAFGADISIRGELGRNVVIKSGDNLIGQRILIPGDISSASFWMIAASIVPNSEVLIQNVGLNPTRTGILNVMDSMGCDYEILDKSTIAGEPIGSIKVKTSNNLRSFTIEGDILPKLIDEIPILTVAACFCNGVSEIKDAQELRVKETDRLKVMARQLQKFGAEITEKEDGLIINGESKFHSAEVDSETDHRVAMSLAIASLLAKGTSKIMRADAASVSYPTFWEELAKLTN, encoded by the coding sequence TTGAAAATGAATAATATCCGCACAATAAAAGGTGGAGTTAATTTAAAAGGAAAAGTAAAAGTACCTGGAGATAAATCTATTTCTCATAGAGCTCTAATAATAGGAAGTATTGCTAAGGGTGAGACGACTATTGAGGGGTTCTTACATTCAGAAGACCCACTTTCAACTGCTGATTGTCTAAGAAAGTTAGGTGTAAAAATACCAGAAATAAAAAAAAATGAGCCTTTTACGATTTCAGGATTGGGTCTTGATGGATTTAAAGAGCCCAAAGAAATTCTAAATTGTGGGAATTCGGGAACCACCATGAGATTATTAATGGGGTTACTTGCCGGTCAAGAAGGCAAGAATTTCATCTTAACAGGTGACATTTCTCTTAATGAAAGGCCAATGGGGAGAGTGGGCAAACCGTTATCTTTGATGGGTGGCAAAATTTTTGGTAGAGAAAAAGGAAACAAAGCTCCAATCTCAATTGATGGGAATAAATTAAAAGGGTGTGTTATAGGAACCCCTGTAGCGAGTGCTCAAGTAAAATCTGCAATCTTATTGGCAGGCCTCAAAGCTTCTGGAACCACTTCTGTTATTGAACCAGCATCTTCAAGAGATCATACTGAAAGAATGTTAAAAGCATTTGGAGCAGACATCAGTATCAGAGGAGAATTAGGAAGGAATGTAGTTATCAAGTCAGGGGACAACTTAATTGGCCAGAGAATATTGATCCCTGGAGACATAAGCTCCGCTTCTTTTTGGATGATTGCTGCATCTATTGTTCCAAATTCAGAGGTTTTAATTCAGAATGTTGGACTAAATCCCACTAGAACAGGGATTTTAAATGTAATGGATTCAATGGGGTGTGATTATGAGATTTTAGATAAATCGACTATTGCAGGTGAACCTATTGGATCTATTAAAGTAAAGACTTCAAATAATTTAAGATCATTCACTATTGAAGGAGATATTCTCCCAAAACTTATAGATGAAATTCCTATCCTTACTGTTGCTGCCTGTTTTTGTAATGGAGTTTCTGAAATTAAGGATGCACAAGAATTAAGAGTTAAGGAGACAGATCGATTAAAAGTCATGGCACGACAGTTACAAAAATTCGGTGCTGAAATAACAGAAAAAGAGGATGGGTTAATTATTAATGGGGAATCAAAATTTCACTCTGCGGAGGTAGACAGTGAAACAGATCACCGAGTAGCAATGAGTCTCGCTATTGCTTCACTTCTTGCCAAAGGTACCTCAAAAATAATGAGGGCAGATGCGGCTAGCGTCTCGTATCCCACTTTTTGGGAAGAGCTGGCCAAACTAACTAACTAG
- a CDS encoding 2-phosphosulfolactate phosphatase family protein: protein MNLTYYHVAKDVPENCPDIAVVIDVLRATTTISWALKNGADSIQVFADLDLLKESAIKWQAEKRLMLGERGGKKIEGFDLGNSPLSVTKKVVNGKRLFMSTTNGTKSLQKVQNAKHLFAMGLPNRKAVAEKIISLKSENVLILGSGWEGSYSLEDSLAAGALATYLKQNCDFEINILNDELQAALALWDVWKNDILKCLKTATHGKRLTSLGDYEDDFKCCSELDCLDIVPAQVERGVIRAS from the coding sequence ATTAATCTTACTTATTATCACGTTGCAAAGGATGTTCCTGAAAATTGTCCAGACATTGCAGTGGTCATTGATGTTTTAAGAGCTACAACTACAATTTCTTGGGCTTTAAAAAATGGAGCTGATTCAATACAAGTTTTTGCAGATTTAGATTTATTAAAAGAATCTGCAATTAAGTGGCAAGCTGAAAAGAGACTAATGCTTGGAGAAAGAGGCGGAAAGAAGATTGAGGGCTTTGATTTAGGAAATTCTCCTTTATCAGTTACAAAAAAAGTTGTTAATGGTAAAAGACTATTTATGAGTACGACTAATGGGACTAAATCATTGCAAAAAGTTCAAAATGCTAAGCATTTATTTGCTATGGGTCTCCCAAATAGGAAAGCAGTTGCCGAAAAAATTATTTCATTAAAAAGTGAAAATGTTTTAATACTTGGTAGTGGTTGGGAAGGCTCTTATTCACTTGAGGATTCTTTAGCTGCTGGCGCTTTGGCCACATACCTAAAACAGAACTGTGATTTCGAAATTAATATTCTGAATGACGAATTACAGGCTGCTTTGGCACTTTGGGATGTCTGGAAAAATGATATTTTGAAATGTTTAAAAACAGCAACCCATGGCAAAAGATTGACAAGTCTTGGAGATTATGAGGATGATTTTAAATGTTGCTCTGAACTTGATTGCTTAGATATTGTTCCAGCTCAAGTTGAAAGAGGTGTGATTCGTGCCTCATGA
- a CDS encoding carbon-nitrogen hydrolase family protein, with protein sequence MTDFLVAALQITSTSNVEANFTEAEEQIELAARRGAELIGLPENFAFLGGDDEKLRLASELSEKCANFLKTMSQRYQVFLLGGGYPVPAGDDSHTFNRSALFGKDGQILAKYDKIHLFDVDLPDGNLYKESSTILSGAEYPPVVDVPGLCKIGLSICYDVRFPELYRYLSANGAELIMIPAAFTAFTGKDHWQILLQARAIENTAYVVAPAQTGIHYGRRQSHGHAMVIDPWGTVLSDAGKTQGAAIAPADKERVKKIREQMPSLKHRKNKLFSN encoded by the coding sequence TTGACTGATTTTTTGGTAGCTGCATTGCAAATTACAAGTACTTCAAATGTTGAAGCAAATTTTACTGAAGCAGAAGAACAGATTGAATTAGCTGCTAGAAGAGGTGCTGAGTTAATAGGATTGCCTGAGAATTTTGCTTTTTTAGGAGGAGATGATGAAAAACTTAGATTAGCTTCTGAATTGTCAGAGAAGTGTGCAAATTTCCTAAAAACTATGTCACAAAGATATCAAGTATTTCTTTTGGGAGGAGGGTATCCTGTCCCTGCTGGTGATGATAGTCATACTTTTAATAGGTCAGCCTTATTTGGGAAAGATGGACAGATTTTGGCAAAATACGACAAGATTCATTTGTTTGATGTTGATTTGCCAGATGGAAATTTATACAAGGAATCATCCACTATTTTATCTGGAGCAGAGTATCCACCTGTTGTAGATGTCCCAGGTTTATGCAAAATAGGATTGTCGATTTGTTACGACGTTAGATTTCCTGAACTCTACAGATATCTGTCTGCCAATGGTGCAGAGCTAATTATGATTCCCGCAGCATTTACAGCATTTACTGGAAAAGATCATTGGCAAATCCTGTTACAAGCAAGAGCAATTGAGAATACAGCATATGTAGTCGCTCCAGCTCAAACTGGGATTCATTATGGAAGAAGGCAAAGTCATGGCCATGCAATGGTAATTGACCCTTGGGGTACAGTTTTATCTGATGCTGGAAAAACTCAGGGAGCTGCAATAGCACCTGCTGATAAAGAAAGAGTAAAGAAAATTAGGGAGCAGATGCCAAGCCTTAAACATAGAAAAAACAAATTGTTTTCAAACTAA
- a CDS encoding N-acetylmuramoyl-L-alanine amidase — protein MIKFLDNKLFRYLSVFLFLNSSTLPIKSSSALAAWAINTNGVLELRTKSNTNLKAYFQKANQISGDRFWVDFPGELKNPRKIKGNGPIKEIRLGKPDKGKTRLVIEFKEETYLKPLTWEMVGLDQNKWRIKLFNPKYAFKKIGEGLVEKKRGNIKAKQNLIHKKKNNYGYLKLPEVRRNKFEVVIDPGHGGPDPGAIGIGGIRETDVVLEVSKIVKNLLSKKGVKVRLTRTNDVDLDLPPRVSIANNTDADIFVSIHANASRGKRRDINGLETFYYRGWRGRLLAKRIQKQILRVSPGSPDRGVKQGRFFVIKNTRMPAVLVEIGFLTGRLDARRLEKITHRKRLAYAIAKGILEYLDKVG, from the coding sequence ATGATAAAGTTTTTAGACAATAAACTTTTTCGTTATTTATCCGTTTTTTTATTTTTAAATTCTTCAACCCTTCCAATTAAATCTTCAAGTGCTCTTGCTGCATGGGCTATAAATACTAATGGGGTTTTAGAATTAAGAACTAAATCAAATACAAATTTAAAAGCATACTTTCAGAAGGCTAACCAAATATCGGGAGATAGATTCTGGGTAGATTTTCCAGGAGAATTAAAAAATCCCAGAAAAATAAAAGGTAATGGCCCAATAAAAGAAATTAGATTAGGTAAACCAGATAAGGGTAAAACAAGACTAGTAATTGAATTTAAGGAAGAGACTTATTTGAAACCTTTGACTTGGGAAATGGTTGGCTTAGATCAAAATAAATGGAGAATTAAACTATTTAACCCAAAATATGCTTTTAAGAAGATTGGTGAAGGTTTAGTTGAAAAGAAAAGAGGAAATATTAAAGCAAAGCAAAATTTAATTCATAAGAAGAAAAACAATTATGGTTACTTGAAACTACCAGAGGTAAGACGAAACAAGTTTGAAGTTGTAATCGATCCAGGGCATGGAGGACCTGATCCAGGAGCGATAGGTATTGGTGGTATTAGAGAAACAGATGTTGTTCTAGAAGTTTCAAAAATAGTTAAAAATTTACTTTCTAAGAAAGGTGTCAAAGTAAGGTTGACTAGAACAAATGACGTTGATTTGGATTTGCCTCCAAGAGTTTCCATTGCTAATAATACGGATGCAGATATCTTTGTAAGTATTCATGCAAATGCCTCAAGAGGTAAAAGAAGAGACATAAATGGATTGGAAACCTTTTATTACAGAGGGTGGAGAGGAAGATTACTCGCGAAAAGAATTCAAAAACAAATTTTAAGAGTTTCCCCTGGGAGTCCTGATCGAGGGGTTAAACAAGGTCGATTTTTTGTAATTAAAAATACTAGGATGCCTGCAGTCCTTGTAGAAATTGGATTTTTAACGGGAAGATTAGATGCAAGAAGATTAGAAAAAATAACCCATCGAAAAAGATTAGCCTATGCAATTGCAAAAGGGATACTCGAATATCTAGATAAAGTAGGGTGA
- the murI gene encoding glutamate racemase yields the protein MKLKIGIFDSGIGGFTILNSLLKTRKDVEVFYLADTKRIPFGNKNSKEIRLIAKEICTFFVDKNLDALLVACNTTNACAFDILEDDLKVPCFDLINSVSEIVDKQVIGVLATQTTVRSSYYKKAINAKKENTIIFQQECPEFVSEIEKEKLNLDKLNSLSDLYLRPLINKNIEELILGCSHYPLIYDFLRKKLDSNIKITDPSVALIKKFNESFAIPETDRYESISFENVKFFVTSERDEFSNKVKSWLGINKEIRLVNLRSNV from the coding sequence GTGAAACTTAAAATAGGTATATTTGATAGCGGAATAGGTGGTTTTACTATCCTTAATTCTTTACTAAAAACACGTAAAGATGTAGAAGTTTTTTATTTGGCGGATACAAAAAGAATACCTTTTGGGAACAAAAATTCTAAAGAGATAAGATTAATTGCAAAGGAGATTTGTACTTTTTTTGTTGATAAGAATTTGGATGCACTTTTAGTTGCTTGTAATACTACAAATGCGTGTGCATTTGATATTCTAGAAGATGATCTAAAGGTCCCTTGTTTTGACCTTATAAACTCAGTATCGGAAATAGTTGATAAACAAGTAATTGGTGTCCTAGCCACACAAACAACTGTTCGATCATCGTATTACAAGAAAGCTATAAATGCTAAAAAAGAGAATACGATAATATTTCAGCAAGAATGTCCAGAATTTGTATCAGAAATTGAAAAAGAAAAATTAAATCTTGATAAGTTAAATAGTCTTTCAGACTTATACTTAAGACCACTAATAAACAAAAATATTGAAGAATTAATACTTGGATGTAGTCACTATCCATTAATTTATGACTTTTTAAGAAAAAAATTAGATTCAAATATAAAAATTACTGATCCATCGGTAGCATTAATAAAAAAATTTAATGAATCTTTTGCTATTCCAGAAACTGACCGCTATGAGAGTATTTCTTTCGAAAATGTAAAATTTTTTGTTACTTCAGAAAGAGATGAGTTTTCCAATAAAGTAAAATCTTGGCTTGGAATTAATAAAGAAATTAGGTTAGTTAACCTCCGAAGTAATGTTTGA
- the sds gene encoding solanesyl diphosphate synthase, translated as MNTVTELLQPVENDLDDLILELKNLIGAGHPILQAAAEHLFSAGGKRLRPGIVLLISKAISPEFCLTTKHKRLAEITEMIHTASLVHDDVVDEASTRRGVDTVHSRFNTRVAVLAGDFLFAQASWHLANLDNVNVVKLLSRVIMDLAEGEIKQNLNRFDSAQSFSKYINKSYCKTASLIANSCKAAGVLSGINEENLTSLYDFGKNIGLAFQVVDDILDFTGNDKQLGKPAVSDLASGYLTAPVLYALEENKQLSVLINRELAEKDDLDDALNIIMNSKAIESSRKLAQDFAMLSKEAIVWLPDSEYKRALMALPEFVLSRIY; from the coding sequence ATGAATACAGTTACAGAGCTACTACAACCAGTTGAAAATGATCTTGATGATCTTATTTTAGAACTGAAAAATCTAATAGGAGCTGGTCACCCAATTCTTCAAGCCGCCGCAGAACACCTTTTTAGTGCTGGGGGGAAAAGATTGAGGCCTGGTATAGTTTTATTGATTTCAAAAGCTATATCTCCTGAATTTTGCTTGACAACCAAACATAAAAGGCTTGCTGAAATAACTGAGATGATTCATACAGCTTCATTAGTCCACGATGATGTTGTTGATGAGGCGTCTACAAGAAGAGGAGTAGATACAGTTCATAGTAGATTTAATACCAGAGTAGCTGTTCTGGCGGGTGACTTTTTATTCGCTCAAGCAAGTTGGCACCTAGCAAATCTTGACAATGTAAATGTAGTTAAATTACTTAGTAGAGTAATAATGGATTTAGCAGAGGGTGAAATCAAACAAAATTTAAATAGATTTGATTCGGCTCAATCTTTTTCCAAATACATCAATAAAAGTTATTGTAAAACAGCATCATTAATAGCTAATAGTTGCAAAGCAGCTGGAGTTTTGAGTGGTATTAATGAGGAAAACTTAACCTCTTTGTACGATTTTGGCAAAAATATTGGTTTAGCATTCCAAGTTGTAGATGACATTCTTGACTTTACTGGAAATGATAAACAGTTAGGAAAACCTGCTGTAAGTGATCTTGCTAGTGGTTATCTTACAGCCCCAGTTTTATATGCCTTAGAAGAAAATAAACAATTGTCAGTTCTTATCAACAGAGAACTTGCTGAAAAAGATGATTTAGATGATGCTCTTAATATCATCATGAACTCTAAAGCTATTGAAAGTTCCAGGAAACTAGCTCAGGATTTTGCAATGCTTTCTAAAGAAGCTATAGTCTGGCTCCCTGATTCAGAATATAAGAGAGCTTTAATGGCTCTTCCAGAATTTGTTTTAAGCCGTATTTATTAG
- the acs gene encoding acetate--CoA ligase, with amino-acid sequence MSLDKKNSINNILEEKRIFPPSKKFAENSNISSQEELLSLKKQASDNPNQFWESFAKSELDWFEPFQTVLDNENAPFFKWFKEGKLNITYNCLDRHIKRGLGGKTALIWEGEPGDSKKYTYEELLKEVCKAANALKAIGVKKGDLVCIYMPMIPEAMFAMLACARIGAPHSVVFGGFSSEALKDRLIDGNARFVVTADGGFRKDKVIELKKAVDAAIESGADKVVEKVVVVQRSQENISMVDGRDFWWHELLKDQKDHCEPEIMNSEDRLFILYTSGSTGKPKGVVHTTGGYNLWSHLTFKWIFDLKDDDIYWCTADVGWITGHSYIVYGPLSNGATTLMYEGVPRPSNLGAFWEIVQKYKVSIFYTAPTAIRAFMKSGREIPDKYNLESLRLLGTVGEPINPEAWMWYKDVIGKDKCPIVDTWWQTETGGVMISPLPGAVATKPGSATFPLPGIEVEIVDKNGDKVKENDGGYLIIKKPWPGMMRTIHGNSERYLESYWEYISFKGEKNVYFAGDGARIDEDGYIWIMGRVDDVISVSGHRLGTMEIESALVSHKSVAESAVVGKKDDLKGEVIVAFVSLEKDVNGSSELVEDLKKHVVNEIGIIAKPEKIIISDSLPKTRSGKIMRRILRSLAAGEKVNGDISTLEDSSVLEKLKELS; translated from the coding sequence ATGTCATTAGATAAAAAAAATTCAATCAATAACATACTTGAAGAAAAGAGAATTTTCCCTCCATCAAAAAAATTTGCAGAAAACTCAAATATTAGCTCTCAAGAAGAATTACTAAGTCTAAAAAAACAAGCATCAGATAATCCTAATCAATTTTGGGAATCTTTTGCAAAATCTGAATTAGATTGGTTTGAGCCATTTCAAACTGTATTAGATAATGAAAATGCGCCCTTTTTTAAATGGTTCAAAGAAGGGAAACTTAATATTACATATAACTGCTTAGATAGACATATTAAGAGAGGACTTGGAGGAAAGACTGCACTTATATGGGAAGGCGAACCTGGAGATAGCAAAAAATATACTTACGAAGAACTTCTAAAAGAGGTATGTAAAGCAGCTAATGCATTAAAAGCAATTGGTGTAAAAAAAGGAGATTTGGTTTGTATTTATATGCCGATGATTCCTGAAGCGATGTTTGCTATGTTGGCTTGTGCAAGAATTGGCGCGCCTCATTCAGTTGTCTTCGGAGGATTTTCTTCAGAAGCTTTAAAAGATCGGTTAATTGATGGAAACGCCAGGTTTGTTGTTACTGCTGATGGTGGCTTTAGAAAAGATAAGGTGATTGAACTTAAGAAAGCAGTTGATGCGGCCATTGAAAGTGGGGCAGATAAAGTTGTTGAAAAAGTAGTTGTTGTTCAACGATCACAAGAAAATATTTCGATGGTTGATGGTAGAGATTTTTGGTGGCACGAATTATTAAAAGATCAAAAAGATCATTGTGAACCAGAAATAATGAATAGCGAAGATAGACTTTTTATTCTTTATACTTCAGGCTCTACTGGAAAGCCCAAAGGTGTAGTTCACACTACAGGTGGTTACAATCTTTGGTCCCATTTGACATTTAAATGGATTTTTGACTTAAAAGATGACGATATTTACTGGTGTACTGCTGATGTTGGCTGGATTACAGGTCATAGTTACATAGTATATGGGCCTTTATCTAATGGTGCTACAACCTTAATGTATGAGGGAGTACCAAGACCCTCAAATTTAGGAGCTTTTTGGGAAATTGTTCAAAAATATAAGGTTTCTATTTTTTATACTGCACCAACTGCAATAAGAGCATTTATGAAGTCTGGGCGTGAAATACCTGATAAATATAATTTGGAGAGTCTTAGACTTTTGGGCACAGTTGGCGAACCAATTAATCCTGAAGCATGGATGTGGTACAAGGATGTTATTGGTAAAGATAAATGCCCTATTGTTGATACTTGGTGGCAAACTGAGACTGGTGGTGTGATGATAAGTCCCTTGCCTGGAGCCGTTGCTACAAAGCCAGGTTCAGCTACTTTCCCTCTGCCAGGAATCGAAGTTGAAATTGTTGATAAGAATGGAGATAAGGTTAAGGAGAACGATGGTGGCTATTTAATTATTAAGAAACCTTGGCCAGGAATGATGAGAACAATTCACGGAAACTCAGAAAGATATTTGGAGAGTTATTGGGAATATATCTCCTTTAAAGGAGAAAAAAATGTTTATTTTGCTGGAGATGGAGCACGCATTGATGAAGATGGATATATATGGATTATGGGAAGAGTTGATGATGTCATAAGTGTTTCAGGACATCGGTTAGGAACAATGGAAATAGAATCTGCTTTGGTAAGTCATAAATCAGTTGCAGAGTCTGCAGTTGTTGGCAAAAAAGATGATTTAAAAGGTGAAGTTATAGTTGCTTTTGTATCTCTAGAGAAAGACGTGAACGGTTCTTCAGAATTAGTAGAGGATCTAAAGAAACATGTTGTTAATGAAATTGGAATCATAGCAAAGCCTGAAAAGATTATAATTTCTGACTCTCTTCCAAAAACACGTAGTGGAAAAATTATGAGGCGAATTTTAAGATCTTTGGCTGCTGGAGAAAAAGTTAACGGTGATATAAGCACCCTTGAAGATAGTTCTGTTTTGGAAAAGCTGAAAGAATTATCCTAA
- a CDS encoding DUF1350 family protein translates to MTFTKYQFNNFCYWPSNPKKIVEFIGGSYLASKPDLTYRRFIESLINKNYAVHAYKYTPQFDHQQLAIKSWRDFKNCRISLSKRIGATIPSIRIGHSLGCKIHLISPDGGRNCEKFISISFNNFSANQSIPLLKQISQKLEFNSEFSPSPERTLRLIKKTYHQKNNFLIKFNSDELDQTDKLLSCLKARKEDNSKGVILKGTHTIIASAGLRENFLGDWADDEFKRNTIKKISNLIDESD, encoded by the coding sequence ATGACTTTTACAAAATATCAATTTAATAATTTTTGTTATTGGCCTTCAAATCCTAAAAAAATTGTTGAATTTATTGGTGGAAGTTATCTAGCTTCTAAACCAGATTTAACTTATAGAAGATTCATAGAGAGTTTAATTAATAAAAACTATGCAGTACATGCTTATAAATACACTCCACAATTCGATCACCAACAACTTGCTATTAAATCATGGAGGGATTTCAAGAATTGCCGAATATCTTTATCAAAGAGAATAGGAGCAACAATCCCTTCAATAAGAATTGGTCATAGCCTAGGCTGCAAAATTCATCTAATTTCTCCTGATGGTGGAAGAAATTGCGAAAAATTCATATCAATAAGTTTTAATAACTTCAGTGCTAACCAATCTATTCCATTATTGAAACAAATTTCTCAAAAATTAGAATTCAACAGTGAATTCAGTCCAAGCCCTGAAAGAACTTTGCGATTAATTAAAAAAACATATCATCAAAAAAATAACTTCCTAATAAAATTCAACTCAGACGAATTAGATCAAACAGATAAATTATTGTCTTGTCTGAAAGCAAGAAAAGAAGATAATTCTAAGGGGGTAATTTTAAAAGGCACACACACTATAATTGCAAGTGCAGGACTAAGAGAAAATTTTTTGGGAGACTGGGCCGATGATGAATTCAAAAGAAATACTATAAAAAAAATTTCCAATTTAATTGATGAATCTGATTAG
- a CDS encoding 3'-5' exonuclease yields MELSNKKELNQLDILQDQVISYPSVESVANQNKKIEKILILDTETTGLDENKDEVIEIGCILFDVSFKCVLSQVSFLFPVNNNEAEHVNGISAEVTNISQPWEDGLNFFLKLVDCSDFIVAHNVEFDKKWFGKGRLPKLNKKWICSLEDINWSFQKSLKNRPSVTDLALSFSIPVWNLHRALSDCFYISEVFKKCNNLEELLIKATEPRFLYKALISYEDRSLAKNAGFRWNSPVQGAWSRKLTTDEAKNLDFRVEILN; encoded by the coding sequence TTGGAACTATCTAACAAAAAAGAATTAAATCAATTGGATATTCTTCAGGATCAAGTTATCAGTTATCCCTCTGTAGAGAGTGTTGCTAATCAAAATAAAAAAATTGAAAAAATTTTAATTCTTGATACTGAAACAACAGGTTTAGACGAAAATAAAGATGAAGTGATAGAGATAGGTTGTATTTTGTTTGATGTATCTTTTAAGTGCGTACTTTCACAAGTTTCATTTTTATTCCCAGTTAATAATAATGAAGCCGAACATGTTAATGGTATATCTGCTGAAGTAACTAATATCTCTCAACCATGGGAAGATGGATTGAATTTCTTTCTGAAACTTGTTGATTGTTCGGATTTCATTGTCGCGCATAATGTAGAGTTTGATAAGAAATGGTTTGGGAAAGGACGATTACCTAAACTTAATAAAAAATGGATATGCAGTTTGGAGGATATTAATTGGTCTTTTCAAAAATCACTAAAAAATAGACCCTCAGTAACTGATCTAGCTTTATCTTTTTCAATACCAGTTTGGAATTTACATAGAGCTTTATCTGATTGCTTTTACATATCTGAGGTTTTCAAAAAATGCAATAATCTAGAGGAACTTTTAATTAAAGCTACCGAACCGAGGTTTTTATACAAGGCGCTTATTAGTTACGAAGATAGATCTTTAGCTAAAAATGCTGGGTTCAGATGGAATAGTCCTGTGCAAGGAGCTTGGTCAAGAAAATTAACTACTGATGAGGCAAAAAATCTTGATTTTAGAGTAGAGATTTTGAATTGA